A single region of the Streptomyces virginiae genome encodes:
- a CDS encoding dipeptidase, with protein MSQNPIAETIASLMPRAKRELTELVAFQSVADWAQFPKSESEAAANWVADALRVEGFQDVALLDTPDGTQSVYGFLPGPEGAPTVLLYAHYDVQPPLDDAAWTSPAFELTERDGRWYGRGAADCKGGFIMHLLALRALKANGGVPVHVKVIVEGSEEQGTGGLQQYAEAHPELLTADTIVIGDAGNFRLGLPTVTATLRGMCLVKVKIDTLGGNLHSGMFGGAAPDALAALIRVLDSLRAADGSTTVDGLASDEVWDGLQYPEADFRADAKVLDGVELIGEGPIADRLWARPAVTVLGIDCPPVIGATPSVHASAGALISLRVPPGVDTAAAVKLLQAHLEAHTPWKARLELEVVGQGQPFQADTDSPAYTSMRRALEAAYPGQEMQISGMGGSIPLCNTLTSLYPEAEMLLIGLSEPEAQIHAVNESVSPQELERLSVAEALFLVDYAESKRA; from the coding sequence ATGTCCCAGAATCCGATCGCCGAGACCATCGCCTCGCTGATGCCGCGCGCCAAGCGGGAGCTGACCGAGCTGGTGGCCTTCCAGTCGGTGGCGGACTGGGCGCAGTTCCCCAAGAGCGAGAGCGAGGCCGCCGCGAACTGGGTGGCCGACGCCCTGCGCGTCGAGGGCTTCCAGGACGTGGCGCTGCTCGACACCCCCGACGGCACCCAGTCGGTCTACGGCTTCCTGCCCGGCCCCGAGGGCGCGCCGACCGTGCTGCTCTACGCGCACTACGACGTCCAGCCGCCGCTCGACGACGCGGCCTGGACCTCCCCCGCCTTCGAGCTGACCGAACGCGACGGCCGCTGGTACGGGCGCGGCGCGGCCGACTGCAAGGGCGGGTTCATCATGCACCTGCTGGCGCTGCGCGCGCTGAAGGCCAACGGCGGTGTGCCCGTGCACGTGAAGGTGATCGTCGAGGGCTCGGAGGAGCAGGGCACCGGCGGCCTCCAGCAGTACGCGGAGGCGCACCCGGAGCTGCTGACCGCCGACACCATCGTCATCGGCGACGCGGGCAACTTCCGGCTCGGGCTGCCGACGGTGACGGCCACCCTGCGCGGCATGTGCCTGGTCAAGGTGAAGATCGACACGCTGGGCGGCAACCTGCACTCGGGCATGTTCGGCGGCGCCGCCCCCGACGCGCTGGCCGCGCTGATCCGCGTACTCGACTCGCTGCGCGCGGCGGACGGTTCGACGACCGTGGACGGGCTGGCCTCGGACGAGGTGTGGGACGGGCTGCAGTACCCGGAGGCGGACTTCCGCGCCGACGCGAAGGTCCTCGACGGTGTCGAGCTCATCGGCGAGGGCCCGATCGCGGACCGGCTGTGGGCCCGCCCGGCCGTCACGGTCCTCGGCATCGACTGCCCGCCGGTCATCGGCGCGACGCCCTCGGTGCACGCGAGCGCGGGCGCGCTGATCAGCCTGCGGGTGCCGCCGGGCGTGGACACCGCCGCGGCCGTCAAGCTGCTGCAGGCCCACCTGGAGGCGCACACCCCGTGGAAGGCGCGCCTCGAACTGGAGGTCGTCGGTCAGGGCCAGCCGTTCCAGGCGGACACCGACAGCCCGGCGTACACGTCGATGCGCAGGGCCCTGGAAGCCGCCTACCCCGGCCAGGAGATGCAGATCAGCGGCATGGGCGGATCGATTCCGCTGTGCAACACGCTGACGTCCCTGTACCCGGAGGCGGAGATGCTGCTGATCGGGCTGAGCGAGCCGGAGGCGCAGATCCACGCGGTCAACGAGAGCGTGTCGCCGCAGGAGCTGGAGCGCCTGTCGGTGGCGGAGGCCCTCTTCCTCGTCGACTACGCGGAGTCCAAGCGCGCCTGA
- a CDS encoding MBL fold metallo-hydrolase: MDLVEVLPNRLHMLRFPIGQAYLWQDGEALTLIDAGHAGSADGIEEAIRSLGLLPERLERIVLTHCHRDHVGAAGELRARRGARVLAHRSDAPVIRGERPMPEPVLLDWEIPLYAHGLTVPEAPPTPVDHEVEDGEALGFGDGAYVVHAPGHTDGSIGIHLPRHGVLFTGDCVAAVGPLMLGVFNVDRARAIETFHRLAALAPSIACFGHGDPLTVDTAAALAEAAAGTPA; this comes from the coding sequence ATGGATCTTGTCGAAGTACTGCCGAACCGGCTCCACATGCTCCGCTTCCCCATCGGCCAGGCCTATCTCTGGCAGGACGGCGAAGCCCTCACCCTGATCGACGCGGGCCATGCCGGGTCCGCCGACGGGATCGAGGAGGCGATCCGCTCCCTCGGGCTGCTGCCCGAACGGCTGGAGCGGATCGTCCTGACGCACTGCCACCGCGACCATGTCGGCGCGGCGGGTGAGCTCCGTGCCCGCCGGGGCGCACGGGTGCTGGCGCACCGCTCGGACGCGCCGGTGATCCGGGGCGAGCGGCCGATGCCCGAACCGGTGCTGCTGGACTGGGAGATACCGCTGTACGCGCATGGCCTGACCGTCCCCGAGGCGCCGCCCACCCCGGTCGACCACGAGGTGGAGGACGGGGAGGCGCTCGGCTTCGGGGACGGGGCGTACGTCGTGCACGCCCCGGGCCACACGGACGGCAGCATCGGGATCCACCTCCCGCGCCACGGCGTGCTGTTCACGGGCGACTGCGTCGCCGCCGTCGGCCCGCTGATGCTGGGCGTCTTCAACGTGGACCGGGCGCGGGCGATCGAGACCTTCCACCGGCTGGCCGCGCTCGCCCCCTCGATCGCCTGCTTCGGCCACGGAGATCCGCTGACGGTGGACACGGCCGCGGCCCTGGCCGAGGCCGCTGCGGGCACGCCCGCCTGA
- a CDS encoding NUDIX hydrolase, with protein MIVWINGTFSAGKTSTARELTGILPDSTLFDPEFIGDALRVLLPAKRLAEVSDYQDLPSWRRLVVDTAAAMLAELGGVLVVPMTLLRQEYRDEIFGGLAARRIPVRHVLLAPAETILRERIATREEPGEPAQVDLRVRQWAYDHIPVYQQALGWLTADAHVIDNGTLTPRETAERIAEAVRSDNAKVCDIVQTPEPTRETVAAGVLLFDDQDRVLLVDPTYKAGWEFPGGVVEAGEAPAGAGVREVAEELGVVLEEPPGLLVVDWEPPQPPGYGGLRLLFDGGRLSAEATARLRLPGPELRAWRFATEAEAADMLPQHRYERLRRALRARERGRPAYLEAGTPVG; from the coding sequence GTGATTGTCTGGATCAACGGCACGTTCAGCGCCGGAAAGACCAGCACGGCCCGCGAACTGACCGGAATCCTGCCGGACAGCACCCTGTTCGACCCGGAGTTCATCGGCGACGCGCTGCGCGTGCTGCTACCGGCCAAGCGACTGGCCGAGGTCAGCGACTATCAGGACCTCCCGAGCTGGCGGCGGTTGGTGGTGGACACGGCCGCGGCGATGCTGGCCGAACTGGGCGGGGTGCTCGTCGTCCCGATGACCCTGCTGCGCCAGGAGTACCGGGACGAGATCTTCGGCGGGCTGGCGGCTCGGCGGATCCCGGTGCGGCATGTGTTGCTGGCGCCTGCGGAAACGATCCTTCGGGAGCGGATCGCGACACGGGAGGAACCGGGGGAGCCCGCGCAGGTCGATCTGCGCGTCCGGCAGTGGGCCTACGACCACATCCCGGTCTACCAGCAGGCCCTCGGCTGGCTGACCGCTGACGCGCACGTCATCGACAACGGGACGCTGACCCCGCGGGAGACCGCGGAGCGCATCGCCGAGGCCGTCCGCTCCGACAACGCGAAGGTCTGCGACATCGTGCAGACCCCGGAGCCCACCCGGGAGACGGTGGCCGCCGGGGTCCTGCTCTTCGACGACCAGGACCGGGTGCTGTTGGTCGATCCGACGTACAAGGCGGGCTGGGAGTTCCCGGGCGGGGTCGTCGAGGCGGGCGAGGCACCCGCCGGTGCGGGCGTTCGGGAGGTCGCCGAGGAACTGGGCGTCGTACTGGAGGAGCCGCCCGGGCTGTTGGTGGTCGACTGGGAGCCGCCCCAGCCGCCAGGCTACGGCGGGCTGCGCCTGCTCTTCGACGGCGGCCGGCTCTCGGCGGAGGCGACGGCCCGGCTCCGGCTGCCCGGCCCGGAACTGCGGGCCTGGCGCTTCGCCACGGAGGCCGAGGCCGCCGACATGCTCCCGCAGCACCGCTACGAACGCCTGCGCCGGGCCCTGCGCGCCCGCGAACGCGGCCGGCCCGCGTACCTGGAGGCGGGCACACCGGTCGGCTGA
- a CDS encoding LacI family DNA-binding transcriptional regulator has translation MKDVASQAGVGLKTVSRVVNGEPGVTPETERRVQEAIEALGFRRNDSARVLRKGRTATVGLVLEDLADPFYGPLNRAVEEVARAHGALLINGSSAEDPDRERELALALCARRVDGLIVIPAGDDHRYLEPEMRAGVSTVFVDRPAGRIEADVVLSDSFGGARGGVAHLIAGGHRRIGFIGDHPRIHTVAERLRGYRSAMTDAGLPVADSWISLGSTAPERVAAAAGAMLAGPDPVTAVFAGNNRVTVTLVRVLAAHARPVALVGFDDFELADLLRPGVTVVAQDPAALGRVATDRLFQRLAGADLTPSRIELPTRLIPRGSGELPPVD, from the coding sequence ATGAAGGACGTGGCGTCCCAGGCGGGCGTCGGCCTGAAGACGGTGTCGCGCGTGGTCAACGGTGAGCCGGGAGTGACCCCTGAGACCGAAAGACGGGTCCAGGAGGCGATCGAGGCCCTCGGCTTCCGCCGCAACGACAGTGCCCGCGTGCTGCGCAAGGGCCGTACCGCCACCGTGGGCCTGGTCCTGGAGGATCTCGCCGATCCCTTCTACGGTCCGCTGAACCGGGCGGTGGAGGAGGTGGCCCGCGCGCACGGGGCGCTGCTCATCAACGGCTCCAGCGCCGAGGACCCGGACCGGGAAAGGGAGTTGGCCCTCGCGCTGTGCGCCCGCCGGGTGGACGGGCTGATCGTGATCCCGGCCGGGGACGACCACCGCTATCTGGAGCCGGAGATGCGGGCCGGTGTGTCCACGGTGTTCGTGGACCGCCCGGCGGGCCGGATCGAGGCCGATGTCGTCCTCTCGGACAGCTTCGGCGGCGCCCGGGGCGGGGTGGCCCACCTGATCGCGGGCGGCCACCGCCGGATCGGCTTCATCGGCGACCATCCCCGCATCCACACGGTGGCGGAACGCCTGCGCGGCTACCGCTCGGCGATGACGGACGCGGGCCTGCCGGTGGCGGACTCCTGGATCTCGCTCGGGTCCACGGCCCCGGAACGGGTCGCGGCGGCGGCCGGCGCGATGCTCGCGGGCCCGGACCCGGTGACCGCCGTGTTCGCCGGCAACAACCGGGTGACGGTGACCCTGGTACGGGTCCTCGCGGCGCACGCCCGTCCGGTGGCGCTGGTCGGCTTCGACGACTTCGAACTGGCCGATCTGCTCCGCCCGGGCGTGACGGTGGTCGCCCAGGACCCGGCGGCCCTGGGCCGGGTTGCCACGGACCGCCTCTTCCAACGCCTCGCGGGCGCGGACCTGACCCCGTCCCGCATCGAACTCCCGACCCGCCTGATCCCCCGCGGCTCGGGCGAACTCCCGCCGGTCGACTGA
- a CDS encoding DUF6986 family protein, with protein sequence MGQQEKVATSLAGAVSEGISASLAPVDAELARHYPGDPGTRQPIHTVYVPGDVFAADTIRSWGDQALAALDEHAPDAATFAKVLGISDELAVPVYDRVRAKLRSEPIEDLRVDFEDGFGVRSDEEEDQAAARAARLVSEAFSNGTNAPYMGIRMKCMESNVRDRGIRTTDIFLSGLLEHGGLPEGLVLTLPKVTYAEQVSAFVKLLEAFESTRGLRPGRIGFEIQIETSQSILASDGTATVARMIEASKGRATGLHYGTFDYSACVGVSAAYQASDHPAADHAKAIMQVAAAGTGVRVSDGSTNVLPIGTTEKVHEGWKLHYGLTRRALARAYYQGWDMHPAHLPTRYAAVFTFYREGLEAAAARLKAYVAKIEGDVMDEPATAKALAGYLVRGLDCGAVGTDEVTALTGLTRAELDAFAIPRRSATLTATN encoded by the coding sequence ATGGGTCAGCAGGAGAAGGTGGCGACGAGCCTCGCAGGCGCGGTCAGCGAGGGCATCAGCGCCTCCCTCGCGCCGGTGGACGCGGAACTCGCGCGCCACTACCCGGGCGACCCCGGCACCCGGCAGCCGATCCACACGGTCTACGTACCCGGTGACGTCTTCGCCGCGGACACCATCCGCTCCTGGGGCGACCAGGCCCTGGCCGCCCTCGACGAGCACGCCCCGGACGCCGCCACCTTCGCCAAGGTGCTCGGCATCTCCGACGAGCTGGCCGTACCCGTCTACGACCGCGTCCGCGCCAAGCTCCGGAGCGAGCCCATCGAGGACCTCCGCGTCGACTTCGAGGACGGCTTCGGCGTCCGCTCCGACGAGGAGGAGGACCAGGCCGCGGCCCGCGCCGCCCGCCTCGTCTCGGAGGCCTTCTCCAACGGCACCAACGCGCCGTACATGGGCATCCGCATGAAGTGCATGGAGTCCAACGTCCGCGACCGCGGCATCCGCACCACGGACATCTTCCTCTCCGGCCTGCTGGAGCACGGCGGCCTGCCCGAGGGCCTCGTCCTGACCCTGCCGAAGGTCACCTACGCCGAGCAGGTCAGCGCCTTCGTCAAGCTGCTGGAGGCCTTCGAGAGCACCCGCGGCCTGCGCCCGGGCCGGATCGGCTTCGAGATCCAGATCGAGACCAGCCAGTCCATCCTCGCCTCCGACGGCACCGCCACCGTCGCCCGGATGATCGAGGCCTCCAAGGGCCGCGCTACCGGCCTGCACTACGGCACCTTCGACTACAGCGCCTGCGTCGGCGTCTCCGCCGCGTACCAGGCCAGCGACCACCCCGCCGCCGACCACGCGAAGGCGATCATGCAGGTCGCGGCCGCCGGTACCGGCGTACGCGTCTCCGACGGCTCCACCAACGTGCTGCCGATCGGCACCACCGAGAAGGTGCACGAGGGCTGGAAGCTCCACTACGGCCTGACCCGCCGGGCCCTGGCCCGCGCCTACTACCAGGGCTGGGACATGCACCCGGCGCACCTGCCGACCCGCTACGCGGCCGTCTTCACCTTCTACCGCGAGGGCCTGGAGGCCGCCGCGGCGCGCCTGAAGGCGTACGTGGCCAAGATCGAGGGCGACGTGATGGACGAGCCGGCCACCGCCAAGGCCCTGGCCGGCTACCTGGTCCGCGGCCTCGACTGCGGCGCGGTCGGCACCGACGAGGTCACCGCCCTCACCGGCCTGACCCGCGCGGAACTGGACGCCTTCGCCATCCCCCGCCGCTCGGCCACCCTGACGGCCACCAACTGA
- a CDS encoding serine/threonine-protein kinase has product MRGALLEGRYRLERRLGAGGMGEVWQARDLRLDREVAVKVISRGVAGDHLLEERFRKEARTAAGLTHPRIVTVHDHGEVEVDGSPVLFLVMELVRGRPLTAVLGDHRSGADPAAVVRWAVQICEGLAAAHRAGVVHRDIKPANIMVHGPAEADVTICDFGIARLAEETGTGLTATGAAIGTPTYMSPEQARGDRRIDGRSDLYSLGCMLYELLSGRPPFTGSGLSVLSQHLTSEPTPIRNLRPSVPEKLERLVLELLAKEPAARPADAQQVIDRLRKAATRVRPQPRPQPRPQPRPRPEPRPRSRAAADPAAEHGTATALGADAPAAAPAVRGGSGHPIPASSVPGTRPRLLWGSLLAAAGVYAQLVGLRGWGSTTLMTLGAALLAYLVTFFVSRSSADVTDEDGRGVAAAVTAGVLIGVVLLFWPPAPWWVGVLVLCVAWMALLFLSHLVQGLVGSLARLDPWVAWLATEAGLLNAAVFGGVLAANGKAVYAAVALGLVMWLGAAVFTAVCVPRMRAAHAPA; this is encoded by the coding sequence ATGCGGGGCGCGTTACTGGAGGGGCGTTACCGGCTGGAGCGCAGGCTCGGGGCCGGCGGGATGGGCGAGGTGTGGCAGGCCCGGGACCTACGGCTCGACCGGGAGGTCGCGGTCAAGGTGATCTCCCGAGGCGTGGCCGGCGACCACCTCCTGGAGGAGCGCTTCCGTAAGGAGGCCCGCACGGCCGCGGGCCTGACCCACCCTCGGATCGTGACGGTCCACGACCACGGTGAGGTCGAGGTCGACGGCAGTCCGGTGCTCTTCCTCGTCATGGAGCTGGTACGGGGGCGGCCCCTGACCGCCGTGCTGGGTGACCACCGCTCGGGTGCGGACCCCGCCGCCGTGGTCCGGTGGGCGGTGCAGATCTGCGAGGGCCTGGCCGCGGCGCACCGGGCCGGTGTCGTCCACCGGGACATCAAGCCGGCCAACATCATGGTCCACGGGCCCGCCGAGGCCGACGTCACCATCTGCGATTTCGGTATCGCCCGCCTCGCCGAGGAGACGGGCACCGGTCTGACCGCCACCGGCGCGGCCATCGGTACACCGACCTACATGTCCCCGGAACAGGCACGCGGCGACCGCCGTATCGACGGCCGCAGTGACCTGTACTCCCTCGGCTGCATGCTGTACGAGCTGCTGTCCGGCAGGCCGCCGTTCACCGGCTCCGGGCTGTCGGTGCTCTCGCAGCACCTCACCAGTGAGCCCACCCCGATCAGGAACCTCCGGCCCTCGGTGCCCGAGAAGCTGGAACGGCTGGTGCTGGAGCTGCTGGCCAAGGAACCCGCGGCGCGACCGGCCGACGCGCAGCAGGTGATCGACCGGCTGCGCAAGGCGGCGACGCGGGTCCGACCCCAGCCCCGGCCCCAGCCCCGGCCCCAGCCGCGACCCCGGCCCGAGCCCCGGCCACGCTCGCGGGCCGCCGCCGATCCGGCGGCGGAACACGGGACGGCGACCGCCCTGGGGGCCGACGCGCCCGCGGCGGCCCCCGCCGTTCGCGGCGGGTCCGGCCACCCGATCCCGGCCTCGTCCGTGCCCGGCACCCGGCCACGCCTCCTGTGGGGCTCGCTGCTCGCCGCCGCCGGGGTGTACGCCCAGCTCGTCGGACTGCGTGGTTGGGGCTCGACGACCCTGATGACGCTCGGCGCCGCACTGCTCGCCTACCTGGTGACGTTCTTCGTCTCCAGGAGTTCCGCCGACGTGACCGACGAGGACGGCCGGGGGGTCGCGGCGGCCGTCACGGCAGGCGTCCTCATCGGTGTGGTGCTGCTGTTCTGGCCGCCGGCCCCGTGGTGGGTGGGGGTGCTGGTCCTGTGCGTGGCATGGATGGCGCTGCTGTTCCTCTCCCATCTCGTACAAGGGCTGGTCGGGTCGCTGGCCCGGCTGGACCCGTGGGTGGCCTGGCTCGCCACCGAGGCCGGGCTGCTCAACGCGGCGGTGTTCGGCGGCGTTCTGGCGGCGAACGGAAAGGCCGTCTACGCGGCGGTGGCCCTGGGGCTGGTGATGTGGTTGGGCGCGGCCGTCTTCACGGCCGTCTGCGTTCCCCGGATGCGGGCGGCGCACGCTCCGGCCTGA
- a CDS encoding electron transfer flavoprotein subunit alpha/FixB family protein produces the protein MAEVLVYVDHVDGAVRKPTLELLTLARRIGEPVAVALGAGADATAAVLAEHGAVKVLTADAPEFTEYLVVPKVDALQAAYEAVSPAAVLVPSSAEGKEIAARLAVRIGSGIITDAIDLEAGDEGPVATQSAFAASFTTKSRVSKGTPVITVKPNSAPVEAAPAAGAVEALAVTFGALATGTKVTARTPRESTGRPELTEAAIVVSGGRGVNGAENFGIIEALADSLGAAVGASRAAVDAGWYPHTNQVGQTGKSVSPQLYIASGISGAIQHRAGMQTSKTIVAINKDAEAPIFDLVDYGVVGDLFAVVPQLTDEIKARKG, from the coding sequence ATGGCTGAAGTTCTCGTCTACGTCGACCACGTGGACGGTGCCGTCCGCAAGCCCACCCTCGAGCTGCTGACGCTGGCCCGCCGCATCGGCGAGCCCGTCGCCGTCGCCCTCGGCGCCGGTGCCGACGCCACCGCCGCGGTCCTCGCCGAGCACGGCGCGGTCAAGGTCCTCACCGCCGACGCCCCCGAGTTCACCGAGTACCTCGTCGTACCGAAGGTGGACGCGCTCCAGGCCGCGTACGAGGCCGTTTCCCCGGCCGCCGTGCTCGTCCCGTCCTCCGCCGAGGGCAAGGAGATCGCCGCACGCCTGGCCGTCCGTATCGGCTCGGGCATCATCACCGACGCCATCGACCTGGAGGCGGGTGACGAGGGCCCGGTCGCGACGCAGTCCGCCTTCGCCGCGTCGTTCACCACCAAGTCCCGCGTCTCCAAGGGCACCCCGGTCATCACCGTGAAGCCGAACTCGGCCCCGGTCGAGGCCGCTCCGGCCGCCGGCGCCGTCGAGGCGCTCGCCGTCACCTTCGGCGCCCTGGCCACCGGTACCAAGGTCACCGCTCGCACCCCGCGCGAGTCGACCGGCCGTCCCGAGCTGACCGAGGCCGCGATCGTCGTCTCCGGTGGCCGTGGCGTCAACGGTGCCGAGAACTTCGGCATCATCGAGGCCCTCGCGGACTCCCTCGGTGCGGCCGTCGGCGCCTCGCGTGCCGCCGTCGACGCCGGTTGGTACCCGCACACCAACCAGGTCGGCCAGACCGGTAAGTCGGTCTCCCCGCAGCTGTACATCGCCTCCGGTATCTCGGGCGCGATCCAGCACCGGGCCGGCATGCAGACCTCGAAGACCATCGTGGCCATCAACAAGGACGCCGAGGCCCCGATCTTCGACCTCGTCGACTACGGCGTCGTCGGCGACCTCTTCGCCGTCGTCCCGCAGCTGACGGACGAGATCAAGGCGCGCAAGGGCTAG
- a CDS encoding electron transfer flavoprotein subunit beta/FixA family protein produces the protein MSLRIVVCVKYVPDATGDRQFTEDLTVNRDDVDGLLSELDEYAVEQALQIADEADDAEITVLTVGPEDAKDALRKALSMGADKAIHVEDDDLHGTDVMGTSLVLAKAIEKAGYDLVITGMASTDGTMGVLPAILAERLGVPQVTLLSEVKVEDGTVTGRRDGDTASEQLEASLPALVSVTDQSGEARYPSFKGIMAAKKKPVESWDLSDLDLESDEVGLEGSWTAVDSAAQRPARTAGTIVKDEGEGGKQLAEFLAGQKFI, from the coding sequence GTGAGCCTGAGGATCGTTGTCTGTGTGAAGTACGTGCCCGACGCCACGGGCGACCGGCAGTTCACCGAGGACTTGACCGTCAACCGTGACGACGTCGACGGCCTGCTGTCGGAGCTCGACGAGTACGCCGTCGAGCAGGCGCTGCAGATCGCCGACGAGGCCGACGATGCCGAGATCACCGTCCTGACGGTGGGCCCCGAGGACGCCAAGGACGCGCTGCGCAAGGCGCTCTCGATGGGCGCCGACAAGGCCATCCACGTCGAGGACGACGACCTGCACGGCACCGACGTCATGGGCACCTCGCTGGTGCTCGCCAAGGCGATCGAGAAGGCCGGCTACGACCTGGTCATCACCGGCATGGCGTCGACCGACGGCACCATGGGTGTGCTGCCGGCGATCCTGGCCGAGCGCCTGGGCGTCCCGCAGGTCACCCTGCTCTCCGAGGTCAAGGTCGAGGACGGCACCGTGACCGGCCGCCGTGACGGCGACACCGCGAGCGAGCAGCTGGAGGCCTCCCTCCCCGCGCTCGTCTCGGTGACGGACCAGTCGGGCGAGGCCCGCTACCCGTCCTTCAAGGGCATCATGGCCGCCAAGAAGAAGCCGGTCGAGTCCTGGGACCTGTCCGACCTGGACCTGGAGTCCGACGAGGTCGGCCTCGAGGGCTCCTGGACCGCGGTCGACTCCGCGGCGCAGCGCCCGGCCCGCACCGCCGGCACGATCGTCAAGGACGAGGGCGAGGGCGGCAAGCAGCTGGCCGAGTTCCTGGCCGGCCAGAAGTTCATCTAA
- a CDS encoding flavin reductase family protein — translation MTAPTVPTVPTAPSPRSPRPGTAPAPAPGASRPGSPDLLRSVFRQHAAGVAVITAQDGGRPVGFTATSLNSVSADPPLLSFTIGTGASSWPAVRDSEYLGVHILGEHQRELAGLFARSGADRFGPPTGWAAGPHGVPVLDGVLAWLVCRVVARVPAGEHRVIIAEAVVGDPAGEGRPLLYHQGRFNALRD, via the coding sequence ATGACTGCACCGACAGTCCCGACGGTCCCCACGGCTCCGTCCCCCCGATCCCCTCGTCCCGGCACCGCCCCGGCTCCGGCCCCGGGCGCGTCCCGCCCCGGCTCGCCCGACCTGCTGCGCTCGGTCTTCCGGCAGCACGCCGCAGGCGTCGCCGTGATCACCGCCCAGGACGGCGGCCGCCCGGTCGGGTTCACCGCCACCTCGCTCAACTCCGTCTCCGCCGATCCGCCGCTGCTGTCCTTCACGATCGGCACCGGCGCCTCCAGCTGGCCCGCGGTCCGCGACAGCGAGTACCTCGGCGTCCACATACTCGGCGAGCACCAACGGGAGCTGGCGGGGCTGTTCGCTCGCAGCGGAGCGGACCGTTTCGGTCCGCCGACCGGCTGGGCCGCGGGCCCGCACGGGGTGCCTGTGCTGGACGGCGTACTGGCGTGGCTGGTCTGCCGGGTGGTGGCTCGTGTGCCCGCCGGCGAACATCGTGTGATCATCGCTGAGGCGGTCGTCGGGGATCCGGCCGGCGAAGGCCGCCCCCTGCTGTACCACCAGGGGCGCTTCAACGCGTTGCGCGACTGA
- a CDS encoding TlpA family protein disulfide reductase, whose protein sequence is MLGQEDARTRLGAAELGAEPGERATLVQFSSAFCQPCRATRRILAEVAAMVDGVAHIEIDAEERLDLVRALGIEKTPTVLVLDAAGRIVRRAAGMPRKVDVIAALGAAV, encoded by the coding sequence GTGCTGGGGCAGGAAGACGCGCGGACCCGGCTGGGAGCCGCCGAACTGGGCGCGGAACCGGGGGAGCGGGCCACCCTGGTGCAGTTCTCCAGCGCCTTCTGCCAGCCCTGCCGGGCCACCCGGCGGATTCTCGCCGAGGTCGCCGCGATGGTGGACGGGGTGGCGCACATCGAGATCGACGCCGAGGAGCGGCTCGACCTGGTGCGGGCCCTCGGGATCGAGAAGACCCCGACCGTACTGGTCCTGGACGCGGCGGGCCGGATCGTGCGGCGGGCGGCCGGGATGCCGCGCAAGGTGGACGTGATCGCCGCCCTGGGGGCCGCCGTATGA
- a CDS encoding lysophospholipid acyltransferase family protein, with translation MAELVYPPVIGAAHGLFRALDIRIDMKGTENIPRKGGAVLVSNHIGYLDFIFAGLTARPQKRLVRFMAKESVFRHKVSGPLMRAMKHIPVDRKQGEAAYQHALDSLRAGEIIGVFPEATISQSFTLKSFKSGAARMAQEAGVPLIPVALWGTQRLWTKGRPKNLKRSHIPVTMRVGEPVEAPADQYAGAITRRLRERVQELLDAAQRAYPDKPKGADDSWWLPAHLGGTAPTAAEVREAG, from the coding sequence ATGGCTGAGCTCGTCTACCCTCCCGTGATCGGCGCCGCGCACGGACTCTTCCGCGCGCTGGACATCCGTATCGACATGAAGGGCACCGAGAACATCCCCCGCAAGGGCGGTGCGGTCCTGGTGTCGAACCACATCGGATACCTCGACTTCATCTTCGCCGGCCTGACGGCGCGGCCGCAGAAGCGCCTGGTCCGTTTCATGGCCAAGGAGTCGGTGTTCCGGCACAAGGTGTCCGGTCCGCTGATGCGCGCGATGAAGCACATCCCCGTCGACCGCAAGCAGGGTGAGGCCGCCTACCAGCACGCCCTGGACTCGCTGCGGGCCGGCGAGATCATCGGCGTCTTCCCCGAGGCGACGATCTCCCAGTCCTTCACGCTCAAGAGCTTCAAGTCGGGCGCCGCGCGCATGGCGCAGGAGGCCGGCGTCCCGCTGATCCCGGTGGCGCTGTGGGGCACCCAGCGGCTGTGGACCAAGGGCCGCCCGAAGAACCTCAAGCGCAGCCACATCCCGGTGACGATGCGCGTGGGCGAGCCTGTGGAGGCTCCGGCCGACCAGTACGCCGGCGCCATCACCCGGCGGCTGCGCGAGCGCGTGCAGGAGCTGCTGGACGCCGCGCAGCGCGCCTACCCGGACAAGCCGAAGGGCGCCGACGACTCGTGGTGGCTCCCGGCCCACCTGGGCGGCACCGCACCGACGGCGGCCGAGGTCCGCGAGGCCGGCTGA